Within Sphingopyxis sp. MWB1, the genomic segment AACCGGGTGGCGACTGCGGCCCAGGGCGGATTGCTGACGACCTGTTGCCGCTGACCGGCGCCGAGCGGGAGCAGGTGCAGCTTCTCGCCATCGACATTGAGCAGGCGCGCAAAGATGAAGCGCCCGGCGGGGCGCGGGACGAGCAGGTCGCGGTTGAGCGCGCCCGACCAGTCGCCCTCGATCCGGCGGCACCAGATTTCATCGCCCGCGCGATAATCGCCGATCGAGGAGGTGACGCGCACCGCCAGCATACCCTCGGTTGGGCGCGCGGTGAGGGCTTCTTCGACCCTGGTGGAGGCGTGCGCGCCGTCGGCGCCGAGATGCGCGGTGATTTTAAGCTGCGTGTCCTGCGGCAGCCGCACCAGTTCGGATGCGTCCACGTCCAGCGCGGCGGCGATACGGTTCATCCAGTCCAGCGACAGAGTGCGGGTGCCGGTTTCCAGCCGCCCGATGGTCTGGGCCGTGGTGGCGGGCGAGCAGCGCTGCGCCACCTCTTCGAGGGTGAGGCCCTTGGCGCGGCGCACGGTGCGGATGCTGTTGATCATGGCGGTCCCTTGGATAACCAATTTGGTTTCTTCTTTCCTATAAAATTTGCCGCTGTCAAGCGGGGGTGGAGTTGCGCGAAAGAGGAGACGCCATGATCGCCCGCAAGCTGGAGAGCCGAATTCATCCCGACGATCTGATCGAACCCGGCAAGGCGGGGCCGCAGCTGATGCGGCATGTGCGGGTCAATGTCGCTGAAAGCCCGCTCGGCTGGCTTGCGGCACGCGGATATCTGACCGAGGCGCAATATCGCGCGGGCGAGCGGCTGCGCGCCGATTATGAGCGGGCGGGGCTGGCAGCGCGGGTGACGATGCGCTGGGATGCCGCGCCGCCCGCGCGGGTGCGGGGTGGGGCGCGCGCCGCCGATGCCTCGCTGGCGCGTATCGACGCGCATCGCCGCTTTCATGCCGCGCTGGAGGCGGCGGGGCCGGGGCTGGCCGACATATGCTGGCGCGTGATTTGCGGCGGGGAGGCGATGGCGGGGGCGGAAAAGGCGCTGGGCTGGCCCGCGCGGTCGGGGCGGGTGGTGTTGACACTGGCGCTCGACCGGCTGGTGCGATTCTACGGGACGGGGTGAAGGGGCGCGGGGGCTATGGCCTGCCTTGGTATCCCGGCCTGATCGGGAATCCATTACCGGGCCGTCGTCGTGGATCCCGGATCAAGTCCGGGATGACGAGAAGGGGGAAGGGATGACGAAGGGGAAGGGATGACGAAGGGGGAGGGGCAGGAAGCGGGTTGGCTTCCTAACCCAGATTTTCCACCTCTTCGGCCAGTTCCAGCCAGCGATCTTCGGCTGCCGCTTTTTCCGCGCGCAGGGTTTCGAGTGTTTCGGTCAGCGCGGTGAATTTCGCATGGTCGCGGGTGAAGAGGCTGCCGTCCGACAATTCCCCCTCGATGCGCGTCATGTCCGCTTCAATTTCCTCGATCCGGCCGGGAAGCAGATCATAGTCGCGCTGATCCTTGTAGCTGAGCTTCTTGCGCTGTTGCGGCGGCGGCGCGGGGGTGGGGGCGGCGCTGCTCGTCGATTTGCTTTTGGCGGGCGCGGGCCTGCTGCGCTTTGCTTCCCAATCGGCATAGCCGCCCGCGACGATATCGACCTTGCCCGACCCGTCGAGGCCGAGCGTGACGGTGACGGTGCGGTCGAGAAAGTCGCGATCGTGGCTGACGAGCAGCACCGTGCCCTGATAATCGGCGATCACTTCCTGGAGCAGATCGAGCGTTTCGAGGTCGAGGTCATTGGTCGGCTCGTCAAGGACGAGCAGATTGGATTCGCGGGCAAATTCGCGCGCGAGAAGCAGGCGGGAGCGCTCGCCGCCTGACAGCGCGCTGACGCTGGCCTCGGCCACCGAGGGTTCGAAGAGAAATTCCTTCAAATAGCCCTGAATATGTTTTTTGACCCCGCGCACCTCGATCCAGTCGCCGCCGTCGGCGAGGACGTCGCGCACGCGCTTGTCGGGCGAAAGCAGGCTGCGCTGCTGATCGATGACGATGCCGTCGAGCGTGGGGGCGAGGGTGACCTCGCCGCTGTCGGGCTGAATTTCACCGGTCAGCAGCTTGAGCAGGGTCGATTTGCCCGCGCCATTGGCGCCGACAATGCCGATGCGGTCGCCGCGCTGGATGCGAAAAGTGAAGTTGCGGATGATCGGGCGGTCGCCAAAGCTTTTAGAAATATCGTCGGCGACGATCACCGATTTGGAGCGCACATCATCATTGGCAAGGCCCAGCTTGGCGACGCCGGGGCCCCCGATCATGGAGGCGCGGGTGGCGCGCATTTCCATCAGCTTTTCCAGCCGCCCCTGGTTGCGCTTGCGCCGCGCCGTCACGCCGCGTTCGAGCCAATGCGCCTCCAGCTTCAGCTTCGCGTCGAGCTTTTCGGCGGCGCGGGCTTCTTCGGCGAACACCGCCTCCATCCACGCGTCGAAGCCGCCAAAGCCGATTTCCTTGCGCCGGATGCTGCCCCGGTCGAGCCAGAGTGTCTGGCGTGTGAGCCGGGTGAGAAAGGTCCGGTCGTGGCTGATCGCGACAAAGGCGCCGCCGAAACGCGACAGCCAGTTTTCAAGCCAGTCGATGGCGGCAAGGTCGAGATGGTTGGTCGGCTCGTCAAGCAGCAGGACATCGGGATTTTGCGCGAGCGCGCGGGCGATGGCGGCGCGGCGACGCTCACCCCCCGATGCGCTGGCAGCTTCGCGCGACATGTCGATGCCAAGCTGGTCGGCGATGGCGGCGACTTCAAATTCCTGGGGGGGGTGGTCGCCGCCAATGGCATAGTCCATCAAGGTGGCGTAGCCGGTGAAATCGGGTTCCTGTTCCAGGAGCACGACATGGGTGCCGGGGACGATGGTGCGCTTTCCCTTGTCGGGGTCGATTCGATCGGCAAGCAATTTGAGCAGAGTCGTTTTGCCCGCGCCGTTGCGGCCGATCAGCGCGAGCCGGTCGCGCGCGCCAATATAGATGTCGAGGTCCTGAAACAGCCATCCGCTGCCCTGGACAAGGCCGAGGCCTTCATATGATAAAATCGGTGCTGCCATGATGAACGGTTCGCTAGCGAGACGTTCAGCCGGGCGCAAGCGCGGCGCGGGCAAGGCAGGAACGCGTCCGATCCGTCTGCGTTACGGGAACAGACAGGCCAATGGGCCGGACGCCCGGATCAACAGGAGGGTTTTTT encodes:
- a CDS encoding helix-turn-helix domain-containing protein, which codes for MINSIRTVRRAKGLTLEEVAQRCSPATTAQTIGRLETGTRTLSLDWMNRIAAALDVDASELVRLPQDTQLKITAHLGADGAHASTRVEEALTARPTEGMLAVRVTSSIGDYRAGDEIWCRRIEGDWSGALNRDLLVPRPAGRFIFARLLNVDGEKLHLLPLGAGQRQQVVSNPPWAAVATRLIRTL
- a CDS encoding DUF6456 domain-containing protein, translated to MIARKLESRIHPDDLIEPGKAGPQLMRHVRVNVAESPLGWLAARGYLTEAQYRAGERLRADYERAGLAARVTMRWDAAPPARVRGGARAADASLARIDAHRRFHAALEAAGPGLADICWRVICGGEAMAGAEKALGWPARSGRVVLTLALDRLVRFYGTG
- a CDS encoding ABC-F family ATP-binding cassette domain-containing protein — encoded protein: MAAPILSYEGLGLVQGSGWLFQDLDIYIGARDRLALIGRNGAGKTTLLKLLADRIDPDKGKRTIVPGTHVVLLEQEPDFTGYATLMDYAIGGDHPPQEFEVAAIADQLGIDMSREAASASGGERRRAAIARALAQNPDVLLLDEPTNHLDLAAIDWLENWLSRFGGAFVAISHDRTFLTRLTRQTLWLDRGSIRRKEIGFGGFDAWMEAVFAEEARAAEKLDAKLKLEAHWLERGVTARRKRNQGRLEKLMEMRATRASMIGGPGVAKLGLANDDVRSKSVIVADDISKSFGDRPIIRNFTFRIQRGDRIGIVGANGAGKSTLLKLLTGEIQPDSGEVTLAPTLDGIVIDQQRSLLSPDKRVRDVLADGGDWIEVRGVKKHIQGYLKEFLFEPSVAEASVSALSGGERSRLLLAREFARESNLLVLDEPTNDLDLETLDLLQEVIADYQGTVLLVSHDRDFLDRTVTVTLGLDGSGKVDIVAGGYADWEAKRSRPAPAKSKSTSSAAPTPAPPPQQRKKLSYKDQRDYDLLPGRIEEIEADMTRIEGELSDGSLFTRDHAKFTALTETLETLRAEKAAAEDRWLELAEEVENLG